A single region of the Triticum dicoccoides isolate Atlit2015 ecotype Zavitan chromosome 2B, WEW_v2.0, whole genome shotgun sequence genome encodes:
- the LOC119365000 gene encoding histone-lysine N-methyltransferase SUVR4-like isoform X2, which produces MISHKDRAQKAYEAMGRLGFPKKQVSPVLKHLYKLFESWEPIEDESYRILADTILDSQKNQPMPGTSRHVTDQESEPHNSTSVTPDPDDQHPSAARYGMDVSDNETSLINRSMDVSENPQDALFLQEPKPEPEIDVPAAPVANDLNTGSSESRAVHSEAQNNGGSLQEQALETHAPFVKPIACKHAVGGNGNAAVGSSSEPSFQNWVVAYHPQEALFKQRPLHDVADITKGQERVRIPIVNEFGSDSCPPLFYYIRKNLIFQSAYVNTSLARIGDEDCCADCSGNCLLEPHPCPCARSTGGEIAYTPEGLVRAELIDECIAVNHFPEKDNKFYCKACPLQIYKTKPSPDPCKGHLARKFIKECWSKCGCGKQCGNRVIQRGITCNLQVFFTNEGKGWGLRTLDGLPKGAFICELVGEVLTSSELYERKAKNSKHVDQVLLDASWGSEGVLRDEEALCLDLTFYGNVGRFVNHRCYDANLVIIPVEVETPDRHYYHLALFTAKKIEAFEELTRDYGIDFDGTDDLNKAFDCMCGSKYCRGGPKNSRKRTRASASRN; this is translated from the exons ATGATTTCCCACAAGGATAGGGCTCAAAAGGCGTATGAGGCCATGGGGCGTCTCGGCTTCCCCAAGAAGCAGGTTTCGCCAGTCCTGAAGCACCTCTACAAGCTCTTTGAAAGCTGGGAGCCCATCGAGGACGAGAGCTACCGCATCCTTGCTGACACCATCCTGGATAGCCAAAAGAATCAACCAATGCCTGGCACTAGCCGTCAT GTGACGGACCAAGAGTCCGAGCCTCACAACTCAACGTCGGTCACACCAGATCCAGATGACCAACACCCTTCTGCTGCTCGGTATGGCATGGATGTCAGTGATAATGAAACCTCCCTCATCAACAGATCCATGGATGTCAGTGAAAATCCCCAAGATGCTCTCTTCTTACAAGAGCCCAAACCTGAACCTGAAATTGATGTTCCAGCTGCTCCTGTTGCCAACGACCTCAATACTGGGTCTTCAG AGTCACGTGCTGTGCATTCTGAAGCTCAAAACAATGGTGGCAGCTTGCAAGAACAGGCTTTGGAGACGCATGCTCCCTTTGTGAAGCCAATTGCTTGTAAGCATGCTGTTGGTGGAAATGGTAATGCTGCCGTAGGATCATCCTCGGAACCTAGCTTTCAAAATTGGGTAGTTGCTTATCACCCTCAGGAAGCACTTTTTAAGCAAAGGCCACTGCATGATGTTGCTGACATAACGAAGGGACAAGAAAGAGTTAGAATACCTATTGTAAACGAATTTGGTAGTGATAGTTGTCCGCCATTGTTCTATTACATAAGAAAGAATCTCATTTTCCAAAGTGCTTATGTCAACACCTCACTTGCGCGGATTGGTGATGAGGATTGCTGCGCAGATTGTTCAGGCAACTGCTTATTAGAACCACATCCATGTCCATGTGCAAGATCAACTGGAGGTGAGATTGCATACACACCGGAGGGCCTGGTCAGGGCAGAATTAATTGATGAGTGCATTGCTGTTAATCACTTCCCAGAAAAGGATAATAAGTTCTACTGTAAAGCTTGTCCTCTTCAAATATATAAGACGAAGCCCTCACCAGATCCATGTAAAGGTCATCTTGCTAGAAAATTCATTAAGGAGTGTTGGAGTAAATGTGGCTGTGGCAAGCAGTGTGGAAATCGTGTGATTCAGCGTGGGATAACATGCAATCTCCAG GTGTTTTTCACGAATGAAGGGAAGGGCTGGGGGCTACGGACGCTGGATGGGCTGCCAAAAGGTGCTTTCATCTGTGAATTAGTTGGGGAGGTACTAACAAGTTCTGAACTATACGAGAGAAAAGCCAAAAATTCTAAGCATGTGGATCAAGTGCTCCTAGATGCTAGTTGGGGTTCTGAAGGGGTGCTAAGAGACGAGGAAGCTCTCTGCCTTGATCTGACATTTTATGGGAATGTCGGGCGATTTGTCAACCATAG ATGCTATGATGCAAATTTGGTAATCATACCTGTTGAAGTCGAGACTCCTGATCGCCATTATTACCAT CTTGCATTATTCACTGCCAAGAAAATAGAGGCTTTTGAGGAGTTAACGCGG GATTATGGCATTGATTTTGATGGTACTGATGACCTCAATAAAGCATTTGACTGCATGTGTGGAAGCAAGTACTGTCGCGGCGGTCCGAAGAATTCAA ggaagaggactagggcaagTGCAAGTCGGAACTAG
- the LOC119365000 gene encoding histone-lysine N-methyltransferase SUVR4-like isoform X1, producing MISHKDRAQKAYEAMGRLGFPKKQVSPVLKHLYKLFESWEPIEDESYRILADTILDSQKNQPMPGTSRHVTDQESEPHNSTSVTPDPDDQHPSAARYGMDVSDNETSLINRSMDVSENPQDALFLQEPKPEPEIDVPAAPVANDLNTGSSGGDNMLIEHCKTRDMLTWDSDARASIVNHDQNPDSSQHAVKDGVESTVQNTHEASFVELDVASSTLGEVKVSLKCKFDPSEVCISLDKVFKIVEDKCLRSYKTLPPDFSVGKLMNEICQYVAESRAVHSEAQNNGGSLQEQALETHAPFVKPIACKHAVGGNGNAAVGSSSEPSFQNWVVAYHPQEALFKQRPLHDVADITKGQERVRIPIVNEFGSDSCPPLFYYIRKNLIFQSAYVNTSLARIGDEDCCADCSGNCLLEPHPCPCARSTGGEIAYTPEGLVRAELIDECIAVNHFPEKDNKFYCKACPLQIYKTKPSPDPCKGHLARKFIKECWSKCGCGKQCGNRVIQRGITCNLQVFFTNEGKGWGLRTLDGLPKGAFICELVGEVLTSSELYERKAKNSKHVDQVLLDASWGSEGVLRDEEALCLDLTFYGNVGRFVNHRCYDANLVIIPVEVETPDRHYYHLALFTAKKIEAFEELTRDYGIDFDGTDDLNKAFDCMCGSKYCRGGPKNSRKRTRASASRN from the exons ATGATTTCCCACAAGGATAGGGCTCAAAAGGCGTATGAGGCCATGGGGCGTCTCGGCTTCCCCAAGAAGCAGGTTTCGCCAGTCCTGAAGCACCTCTACAAGCTCTTTGAAAGCTGGGAGCCCATCGAGGACGAGAGCTACCGCATCCTTGCTGACACCATCCTGGATAGCCAAAAGAATCAACCAATGCCTGGCACTAGCCGTCAT GTGACGGACCAAGAGTCCGAGCCTCACAACTCAACGTCGGTCACACCAGATCCAGATGACCAACACCCTTCTGCTGCTCGGTATGGCATGGATGTCAGTGATAATGAAACCTCCCTCATCAACAGATCCATGGATGTCAGTGAAAATCCCCAAGATGCTCTCTTCTTACAAGAGCCCAAACCTGAACCTGAAATTGATGTTCCAGCTGCTCCTGTTGCCAACGACCTCAATACTGGGTCTTCAG GTGGGGACAACATGCTAATTGAACATTGTAAAACAAGGGATATGCTGACATGGGATTCTGATGCTAGAGCTAGCATAGTTAACCACGATCAAAATCCGGACAGCAGCCAACATGCAGTCAAGGATGGGGTAGAGTCTACTGTTCAAAATACTCACGAGGCATCTTTTGTTGAACTTGATGTAGCTTCATCCACTCTGGGTGAGGTGAAGGTGTCATTGAAATGCAAATTTGACCCTTCAGAGGTCTGCATTAGTTTGGACAAGGTCTTCAAAATAGTTGAGGATAAATGTCTACGCTCATACAAGACCCTACCTCCTGATTTTTCTGTTGGCAAGCTGATGAATGAGATATGCCAATATGTTGCAGAGTCACGTGCTGTGCATTCTGAAGCTCAAAACAATGGTGGCAGCTTGCAAGAACAGGCTTTGGAGACGCATGCTCCCTTTGTGAAGCCAATTGCTTGTAAGCATGCTGTTGGTGGAAATGGTAATGCTGCCGTAGGATCATCCTCGGAACCTAGCTTTCAAAATTGGGTAGTTGCTTATCACCCTCAGGAAGCACTTTTTAAGCAAAGGCCACTGCATGATGTTGCTGACATAACGAAGGGACAAGAAAGAGTTAGAATACCTATTGTAAACGAATTTGGTAGTGATAGTTGTCCGCCATTGTTCTATTACATAAGAAAGAATCTCATTTTCCAAAGTGCTTATGTCAACACCTCACTTGCGCGGATTGGTGATGAGGATTGCTGCGCAGATTGTTCAGGCAACTGCTTATTAGAACCACATCCATGTCCATGTGCAAGATCAACTGGAGGTGAGATTGCATACACACCGGAGGGCCTGGTCAGGGCAGAATTAATTGATGAGTGCATTGCTGTTAATCACTTCCCAGAAAAGGATAATAAGTTCTACTGTAAAGCTTGTCCTCTTCAAATATATAAGACGAAGCCCTCACCAGATCCATGTAAAGGTCATCTTGCTAGAAAATTCATTAAGGAGTGTTGGAGTAAATGTGGCTGTGGCAAGCAGTGTGGAAATCGTGTGATTCAGCGTGGGATAACATGCAATCTCCAG GTGTTTTTCACGAATGAAGGGAAGGGCTGGGGGCTACGGACGCTGGATGGGCTGCCAAAAGGTGCTTTCATCTGTGAATTAGTTGGGGAGGTACTAACAAGTTCTGAACTATACGAGAGAAAAGCCAAAAATTCTAAGCATGTGGATCAAGTGCTCCTAGATGCTAGTTGGGGTTCTGAAGGGGTGCTAAGAGACGAGGAAGCTCTCTGCCTTGATCTGACATTTTATGGGAATGTCGGGCGATTTGTCAACCATAG ATGCTATGATGCAAATTTGGTAATCATACCTGTTGAAGTCGAGACTCCTGATCGCCATTATTACCAT CTTGCATTATTCACTGCCAAGAAAATAGAGGCTTTTGAGGAGTTAACGCGG GATTATGGCATTGATTTTGATGGTACTGATGACCTCAATAAAGCATTTGACTGCATGTGTGGAAGCAAGTACTGTCGCGGCGGTCCGAAGAATTCAA ggaagaggactagggcaagTGCAAGTCGGAACTAG